In Patescibacteria group bacterium, the genomic window TATTGACGACAGTTATAATTCTTCGCCCAAGGCCTCTCTGGCTGCTTTAGAAGTTTTGGGTAAGATAAATTTGGGCCAGGATATGCCTCGGGCCGTTAAACCCAAAGCTATGAAAAAGTTGCCTCGTGGCAGTAAAAGGTTTTTAAAGTTTGCTGCCTTGGGAGATATGGCTGAACTGGGCGAATTTACTCAAGAGGGACACGCTATGGTTGGTCAAAAAGTAGTCGGGGTGGCTGATATTTTAATCACGGTGGGTCAAAAGGCTAAGATTATAGCCAAGGAAGCTTTAAAAAGAGGTATGCATGAGATGCAGATTTTTTCTTTTGACTATGCTGACCAAGCCGCGCGATTTCTTCAGGACAGAATTCATAAAGGCGATATTATTTTAATTAAAGGCTCGCAGGTTTCCCGTATGGAAAAAGTAGTCAAAGAAATTATGGCCCAGCCTATGAAAGCTGATGAGTTATTGGTTCGTCAGGGGGAAAGCTGGCAGGAGGAATAAAGTTCATATAAAATTTATTTAATTTATCAAAAGCGGGTAATCCCCGGTTTTTTAAGTTTGATTAATTAATCAAAAATAGCTATAATTAAGGCATAATTTTATACGGTTCAAAACTTTCACAATTTCGTATAATAAACAAATTTGAGGTGATTATACGAAATCAATTTGTATAATAATGAGTTAAGTCGAATTTTTTCTTCTGCTAAAAATTTAAATCTCTAATATATATTTCCCACGCAAAGAAGCGCGCTAACTACAAACTTAATTGAAGTTTTAGAAACCTTTATAAGATTGAGTAAATTAAACTATTATATGAACAAAACATTATATATTTTAATTGGAGTAATCTTAATTGTAGCTTCTTTCTATATAGGCTATACAATTAAAAGTCCTACATCTGCATCACAAGAAATACAAAATCTTAAAAATCAAATAACAAATTTACAGCAACAAAATAGCCAATTGCAATCTAATGTAAAAGAGCTGCAAAACCAACTTCAAAATGAAAATGGCTCCGAGAATTCTCAAGATTCAAATACTGGAGCAAAGGGAAACATTGAATATGGTAAGGGGGATTGTATGCCTTGTGTCTGTGCAGATGAAGATTGTACTGGATGCCCAGAAAGAACTTATTCTGATTTTAGTGGTGATATTTATTTTATTCTAAAAAGTGATTTAGATACTTTGGGAGATGGTGATTTTGATAACTTAATTGAATCTAGTGCTAAAACTCTGGTTACTAATGGGAATTATGAAATCAGTTTGGCTCCTGGAGAATATTTCGTTATGCCAAGAGATGTTTATCAGTATGATAAAAATTTCATAAATATTTCTTCAGGGAATATGGTGGAGAAAGACTTCAAATTCTTTAAATGTACTTCATATTAAATTAGAGCGCGCTCCCCACCCCAAGATAAGAGATTTAAATTTTTTAAACGCAGAAGAAAAAACTCCTTCGCTTTGCTCGGTGACGCCTTGCAGGCTCTCGACATAAATGCCTCACACGACTTAACAGCGATTATCTGGAATTTTCCTGCGAAAAATCCCAAAATTCTGCTACGCAGAACTTCAGATAATCGCGATATATTAGACGAAATGCGAGCGAGCTGATTGATTTATAAATAGAATATGCTTTAAAATAATTTATGATGAAAATTATTATGGATTCAAAAATTAAGATCTTAATGGGATTTTTGATTATTGGAATTATTCTAATTGGTGTATTGTGGATTTTGAGTAACCGACCATCGGAAAATGTCCCCAATGAAGAAACATACAAAAAAGGCGAAAGTATAACATTTAAGATAGATGATAATGTTCAAATTTGCACCGATGATTTGCCTTTCTCTATAATTAAATTTAATGAAGAGTCGGTAAAATTAAAACATTCCTGTATAGGAGAAATAGGTTCGGGTTTTGATCAATATTGTGAGAATGGGAAAATGGTTTTAAAACCAGTTTATCAACTTTGTGATTTCCTAGAGAAATGGTGTCGGGGTTGTAACGATGCACTTACTTGTCGGAATAAATTTATTCATGAAACATTTGTGTGGGATCAAAAGGAATATGTTGAAACAACTGAAGAATGTGAAGGCAAAATCATTCATAGAGAATTAAAAAAGCAGGTTCCAGAGGGTAAGTATCAAATTATTGTAGACGGAAAGATTATCAAAGAATTTACAATAAAATAAAATTTATGACGGCTCGCTCGCACTTAAAACCCTTCGGATTTTGCCCTTCGGGTCGTCTAACAAGGGCTATACGGCTACGGCTTTCAGCTTTCGCCCAAATTTCGACTTCGTCAAAACTTCGTATAGCCCAATACGTTATATGAAATTGCGGGGCTATAACAAATTTTTGCAAAAGTTTTATTAACCTATACAAAATAACTACAATATTATGAAGAAGAAAATCCTAATCACAACAATCACCATTTTATTAGTAGCTTCTATTACAATTATATATTTCTTTTTTGCCAATCAAAATCAATTACCAATATCGAAAAATGTGTCTCGGAATGTTTTAGAGATATGCAAAGAAAAAAGTAAAATAGAGTGTCATGGCAATTGCATGGATGGTTTTGCAGAAATTGGATATTTTGATTCGCGAAAATATAGTAAACAAGACTTTTTAGATACTCCCGAGGAACTCTACAAAACATATGGGGAAAAAAGAGAAATGATCCTTGCTTCTCATTACCAAAGCAGCTGTGATCCTTGTGGAAACAAATTTGAGCTTAATAAAAATGGTGTTTTTCAAGAGGTTTCTTGTGAAGAATTTTTTGAAACAATTGAAAATATTAATAAATCCTGCAATGGTTGTGTGAACACAATATATTTACAAATTAGTGGATAGTAAAAATCCTGGCCCGGCAACTCTCCCTCACATCTTCGCTGTTCGGTCGGCACGCTGCACTCTCGCTATCGCTCGGCTCACTTAACACGGCTTATGCGGAAACCTCGTTGCACTTCGGTTTCCCAAATGCTCACTACGTTCGCACTTCGCATAAGCCGATACGTTAGGCGATGTTGTGCTGATTTTATCCAGTATATAACCTAAATAAAGAAACATGAATAAATTTATCCTAGTCATTATTATCATCATTATTGGAGTGGGTATTTGGTGGTGGCAACAATCTGCCAATACTGTCATTACGAATACTGGCTGGCTGACATATGAGAATAGAGATTACAATTTTGAACTGCAATATCCAAATGACTGGACCCCTCAAGAGTCGTCTTATGACGATATAAATACTGAAGAAAACAAATGGGAACCCAAATATTGGGAAGATTGGAAGGTGGTAAAAAAGATATCTTTCAACACTAGTGTTGAATTTTTTTATCTTGATGTTTATATCATGGATCAGAGTATTGAAAGTGTGCTAGACAAGGTAGGAAAAAATCATAGCAATTCGCCCTTTCAGCCTTCCTTAGAGGAAATAAAAATTAACGCCAATCAAGCTTATGTTACATCTGTTTGCGATTTGGGTTGTTGTTCTAAAGATGTTTATATTGCCAAAGATGAAAATACTACTATACAAATTGCTAGGGGAGCTGTTTGTAGCGTAGGATCAGAAGAAAATATACAAAAAGCTGAAAACAATACAAATACTTTTGAGCAAATTCTGACTACTTTTAAATTTGCGAAATAAAAATCAGCACAATATCGCCTAACAGCGTATATATGTTATTCCACTTCGCTCCACGGCGCATGATACGCAAACGTTAGATGAAATAATTAAATTCTTTTGGCTATCGCCAAAAATTATTGGAACAAATTTTTATTTTATTTTTTAAGATATGAACAAGAATCAAATTATAACATTATCAGGATATAGCATCATTCATGGAATTATAGATTTGTGCTGTGCGATAGTTGTTTTTAGTACATTGCTATATCATGGTTATGACGCAAGTGATGTTTTTATTTTTGTTGTGGCTTACAATATAATTGCTTTTGGATTACAAGCACCTTTTGGATTGTTAGTGGATAAGTATCAAGTTCCTAAAGAAAGCGCATTTATTGGTTGTACTTTGGTTTTGTCTTCTTTTTTCCTATTCAACATTCCAGCTTTAGTGATAATACTATCTGGACTAGGGAATGCTTTTTTTCATGTTGGCGGAGGAAGCATTAGTTTGAATTTCAATCCACAAAAAGCAACCGCTCCTGGAATTTTTGTTGCGCCGGGTGCGTTAGGACTGACAATTGGAATTTTGATTGGCAAAAGTGGCTCATTTATTTTTTGGCCTTTTGCATTACTACTTATTTCTTCATGTCTATTTATTATTTTTAGTAAAATTCCAGAGATTAATTATCAAAAAATATCAACTAAACCTAAAATAAATTATTTTGAATTGGTAATACTATTGCTCTTGCTATCCGTATCAATAAGAGCATTATATGGTCTGACCGCTGTTTTCGCCTGGAAAGCAAATATTGCCTTGCTGTTTTCTCTAACTATTGCAGTAGTCGCCGGAAAAGCTTTAGGTGGTTTTTTGGCTGATAAATTTGGTTGGATAAAAACTGCTATTTTTGCTCTAATAATTTCCGCTCCCTTGCTTTCTTTTTTTCAAGGATCACCAATACTTGCAATAATAGGTGCATTCTTATTTCAAATTACTATGCCGATAACTTTAACAGCATTATCAAATATGCTTCCAGGCAGATCAGCTACCGCTTTTGGTTTAACAGTTTTGGCCTTAATAATCGGTGCCATTCCCGTTTATTTGGGGGCTAAGTCATTTTTAAGTACTCAATGGATTGCATTAATAATAATCATAATTTCAGCAAGTTCGCTACTTATTAGTTTTAAATTTCTGTATAATTATTTTAAAGGTCAACTCAAAATAAATTTATAATTTAATCATAATAACTATGAAAAAATTAAAAACAGTTCTAACAACCTTTTTCGTCTTTAGTATTTTCTCATTAATGTCCACTCAAAAAGCCTTAGCAGACTTAGTGCCGATAAATTATGGAGATGATACACCTTACGGACCAAACGTTAATTCAAACCCAGAGCCAAACGTTAATTCAAGCCCAGAGCCAAAAACATTTATTGATTTAATTGAGCCGCAACACATTATTATTGGCGGAGCGGTATTGGCTGTAGTAATAATATCTTTTGTAGTACTTTTTAAAATGAGAAAAAAATGAGATTTGAATACTATTCTTTAGCTCTAATTTTCACTCTAGTAATTGAGTTATCTGTAGCTTATATTTTAGGATTTAGGAATAAAAAAAGCATTGTCACGATTATTTCTGCCAATCTTATAACACACCCTTTGCTTTGTTACTTTTTATGGATAAATTCATTTATTTTCATTATTCCTGTTAACTATTTCTCAATTGTTGTTTTAGAAATATTGGTTATATTATTAGAATCAGCATTACTATTCTTCGCATTGAAACAACAATATTTAGATATGCTAAAAGTATCATTTGTCATAAACACAACCTCTTTCCTTGTTGGATTATTATTATTTTAAAATAATTTTTAAATAATAGAAAAATAAAAATAAATTTGCCCAATAATAACTCGCTTACGCTCGTTGAATTTAATTACATTATATTAACAGCATGTATGAGGCTACGGCTTTTTACAAAAGTCACCACCCAAATTGCTCTCTGCGGTCGCAATTTCTCAAATCCCTGACGTTAGGTGAAATAGCCAGAAATCTTTAATTATTTTTAGAATTTCTTTGGCAATTTAATAGGTTGAACATAGCTTGTGATATAATATTATAAATCTTAAAATATAAATTTTTAATCAAAAAAATATGGAATCATTAGAAAAATTTAGTAAAATTGAAAAAGAAAAACCAGAATATACATCAAAAATAAAGTTGTCATTCTTTCGCCATGCGGAAAAAGAAAAGGATAAATCAAAATCTGATTTAAAAATTAGACTAACAGAAGAGGGTAGAAAAAATAGTAAAAAGAAAAGTGATACTCTAAATATCAGGCAATCAGTCGTCTTTGGTAGTCCCCGTGAAAGAGCACAGGAAACAGCTTCTTTTAGAATGTCTGGAAATCAGGAAGAAATAACAGGGGAAGAAACTTTTGAAGAATTAAAAGATAAATTAAATAAGGGATTAAAAGTTGGATCAAAAATTAGCGTAGATAAAAGATTAGATTCTGATTTGGACATGGAAAGTGATTTTGGTAAAATCTCTTTAGAAAATTTTAAAAAGGGTCAATATCTAAAATTTTTAGTTGAGGAAAGCGATAGTTTGGCTAAAGAAAAAGATGATACTAAAGGTTTTACTTATTTGAAAAGTGCTTCAAATGTAGCAAAAATAATTGAAAAATATTTAAGCATTTCTAAACGATGGGATAAACTGGTGCAGGACCCACAAAAAAACTATGATGATACCTTAGAAAGATATTTTGGCACCCACTTAAGTGTTGGCGAGTGTTTTTTGGCTAAAGCAATAGAAGAGACAGAAGGTGAAGAAAAAAGAGATGAGTTTGTCAAAGCTCTCAATAATCAGGGATTTGATTTTAATGAGGGTTTTGAAATAGAAATTTTAAACAGCGAAAACGAACCATCCGTTCATATATCTTTCAAAAAAGAACTTAGCGACAAAGAAGAAGGCAAAGAAGAAGTAAAAAACGTTTTTGAGTTTGATCAAAATCTATCCATAGATACTATAAAAAAAATAGCGGAAAGTAATCAATAAATTGCCAAAAAAATAATAAAGAAAAGAAATTTCTGTCTACGTCACATAACAGCGTGTATCTGGTTCGCCCCTCGGCTCGCAAATTTCCCAAATTTTCTCCGCTACGCTCCGAAAACTTCTCATAAGCCCGATGTTATACGAAATAACTAAATTCTCTTCTGCTATCGTCGAAAAATTATTGGAACAAATTTATTTTTATTTATGAATAATATTGAAAAAAAAATTCCTCTTGAAAATAAGGCTGAAACTATGAGAATACCTGAAATTAATATTAGAGAAGAAAAGGGCGCAACGCTTTTATCAATTTTATTACGAGGCTACAATCAAGATTTTGGTAGCCACGACCATGAATTATCTCAAAGAGTAGATGAATATTTTGAACAAAATCCTCTTGACGAAAAATCAATCAAATTATTAAAAGAAATTAAAGCTCTAGAAGACGACGGCGTTGATGGGGAAACATTATTCAACATTGTTTTAACACACGACGATGAAGACAGGGTTGAATCTTTGCTTGAATTTATTTCTAAACATAAAGAGTGCGTAAAAAAACCTGAGAAACTAAGAAATAATCTTCTGAAAGCAATCAATGATCTAGAAAATAAATTACCAGAAGCATTAAAACAAGATTTTGACAAAGCCACATCTGAAGATATCAAAATACGAGAGCAAAACATAGAAGATTCCAAACAAAGAATAAAAAAATTGATTGATTTTTTTAGGCCACAAACTAATACAACAAAAACTAAAGAAGTAGTCTTGCTCCCTACCGATTTTTTAATGTCTGAAAAATCGGGAGTCGCTTTTAATTTTGGGGATAATCTTTATATTTCTTCACATGTCGATAATCCGCATAATTTAGAGCATGAATTCTTGCATTGCATCATTAACCCGATCGTTGATAAACTAGATAAAAAATTATCAGATGAACAAAAACAAAAAATAAGCAATCTCGCGAGTGATAAACTAAAAGTTGAGCAAGGCTATGGGAAAGAATATTACAGTTTACTTTGCGAAGAATTCATCAGAACTTACAATGATGTTTTTCAACACGGGAAGCAACCGATAGTTTATAATGATTTTGTTCAAAAAATTGAAAGCTTAGATGAAGAACAATTTAATTCTTTACTTTCGAAAAAAGAGAGTCTAAAAAATCGTTGCGCCCAATTGCAGATAAACACATTTGAAGATTTTAAAAACAAAAGTCAAGAATATTTTGACGCTTTTGAAAAAAATGATTTACGAGAAATCATATTTAAATTCTACCAGGATTTCACAAAAGAAAAAGAAAAAAATCCAAATTTAGATTTTGAGGAGTTTGTTTTAAAGGAATTTAATAATAGAATATAAATAAAAATAAATTTGCCCGAATAATGCTCGCTGTCGCTCGCGAATTTAGTTACATCAGCTAACACGGCATATCTGGTTACGGCTTTTACAAAAGTCTCCACCCATACCTCTCGACAAGCTCGGGGCATCAGATATACGCAAACGTTAGGCAAAATTTTTCTTTAAGAAATATTTTATGATAAATATAAAAGAATGTAACGAGCCATTAATTGATATAAAAAAGTTGTGCCCAAATATCAAGATAGACCTGGGCGGGCGGCGAATAAGAAAAGAAAAAACGGCATATCTTCGAAAAACAGTGGCTGAAATGATTTTGCATGCCGAAAAGGAATTGCCCAGAGGTATGACGTTTATTATCGATGACGCATGGAGACCTCAGTATATCCAAGAGGAAATCACACAGTGGTTTATAAAACGTTTCTCTAAAAAATATCCCAGCTGGCCTAAAAATAAAATTGTAAAAGAAGTCGAAAAATATGTTGCTCCTTCAAATGGAAAATATGCCTCTGGGCACATGACAGGTGGTGCAGTAGATTTGAGGTTATTGAAAAATGGCAAAAAAGTTCCGATGAAAAGCTCAAAACTAATATATCAAGAAAATGCAAAATCATTTCAGCCTAAACTTCCACAATATATTCAAAAAAATAGAAATATAATGTTCACCGCTCTAAAAAAAGCTGGTTTGTCTAATTATCCGAAAGAATATTGGCATTGGTCGTATGGCGATATTTGGTGGGCAAAAAAAAACAAAAAGAAAATAGCTATCTATGGTGTGATAAAAAATATTTCTTAAAGTAAAACTCAAGCCACGCTGCGCTCTCGCTCCACTCCGTTACGCTCGGGTCGGACAACAGCGTATATCTGCCTCCGCTACGCTCCAGAAACTTCTGATAAGCCCGATGTTAGGCGAACCTTTGTTTGAATAAAATTTTTATGTCAATATTTTTCAATAATAATAAAGAACAAAAAGAGTATATTAAGGAAAAACTTATTAAAGTATATCCCAAATTCAAAACAGGAGGATATTTTTTTAGGCAATATTTAAAAAATTATATTAATAGCAATTCAATCATTTTAGATGCAGGTTGCGGAAGTGATGGAATAATATCAGAATTTCAGTTTATGCCGAAATTAATTATTGGCGTTGATATAAACAAAAGATTATTAGATAAAAATAAAATCGTAAATAAAAAAATAGTTTCTGATTTAGAACACATCCCGTTAGGCAATAATTCTGTAGATATTGTTATTTCTGAATTTGTCTTAGAGCATTTGCGTAATCCATCTACTGTTTTTAAAGAAATATCTAGAGTTCTGAAACCTAAAGGAATATTTATTTTTATTACCCCAAACATCATAAACCCTATCATGGCTTTAAGTAAAATCTTACCCCATTTTTTTCATACACTATTAAGAATTAAATTATTAAAAAAGGGAAAAGAAACGCATCCTACATATTACAGAGCAAATATTTACTTAAGGTTACTAAAATTAGGAGAAGAAACAGGATTTCATAATTATGAAATTATAAGAGCTGGTAACCCTGAATATTTTGGATTCTGCAAGCCACTCGTGCCAATGTCAATATTTTTTGAAAAACTAATTGACAATAATTTTTTAAATATTTTTAAAATGTACCTTGTTGGTTGTTTTATAAAAAAGTAAAATTTTATTCAATCAAAACTCAAGGGAACGCTGCGTTTTCATTTTAGCCTTTATTTGATAAAATAATAAGGAAGCCAAAATTAACCCTCGCCTAACAAGGGATAAAAAAAATTGCTCGGCTCGCAATTTTTCTAAATTTTCTCCGCTACACTCCAGAAATTTTTCATACACGCAAACATTATATGCCATTCAAAAAATCTTTTTCCTTTTTATAAGGAATTTTGACAGGCTTTTCAAAAAGGGGAATAAATTTGTTTTTTCTTTATTAGAAAGGGGTATATGTTGTTTTCTCCCCGCCAGAGGCGGGCAGGCACCCCTAACCCCCGCCCGCCTCGCTAC contains:
- a CDS encoding histidine phosphatase family protein, whose translation is MESLEKFSKIEKEKPEYTSKIKLSFFRHAEKEKDKSKSDLKIRLTEEGRKNSKKKSDTLNIRQSVVFGSPRERAQETASFRMSGNQEEITGEETFEELKDKLNKGLKVGSKISVDKRLDSDLDMESDFGKISLENFKKGQYLKFLVEESDSLAKEKDDTKGFTYLKSASNVAKIIEKYLSISKRWDKLVQDPQKNYDDTLERYFGTHLSVGECFLAKAIEETEGEEKRDEFVKALNNQGFDFNEGFEIEILNSENEPSVHISFKKELSDKEEGKEEVKNVFEFDQNLSIDTIKKIAESNQ
- a CDS encoding M15 family metallopeptidase is translated as MINIKECNEPLIDIKKLCPNIKIDLGGRRIRKEKTAYLRKTVAEMILHAEKELPRGMTFIIDDAWRPQYIQEEITQWFIKRFSKKYPSWPKNKIVKEVEKYVAPSNGKYASGHMTGGAVDLRLLKNGKKVPMKSSKLIYQENAKSFQPKLPQYIQKNRNIMFTALKKAGLSNYPKEYWHWSYGDIWWAKKNKKKIAIYGVIKNIS
- a CDS encoding class I SAM-dependent methyltransferase; protein product: MSIFFNNNKEQKEYIKEKLIKVYPKFKTGGYFFRQYLKNYINSNSIILDAGCGSDGIISEFQFMPKLIIGVDINKRLLDKNKIVNKKIVSDLEHIPLGNNSVDIVISEFVLEHLRNPSTVFKEISRVLKPKGIFIFITPNIINPIMALSKILPHFFHTLLRIKLLKKGKETHPTYYRANIYLRLLKLGEETGFHNYEIIRAGNPEYFGFCKPLVPMSIFFEKLIDNNFLNIFKMYLVGCFIKK